The following are encoded together in the Vibrio zhugei genome:
- a CDS encoding 3-deoxy-D-manno-octulosonic acid kinase: MIKELQQANQTIWYDDDRLHDDPWRCFDPRYWQAQNKVTGSAQGRGTTWFVQLDTMEAALRHYRRGGLFGKLVKDQYWFTDWQSTRSHQEFVLLDALQQANVNVPKPIAARAVKCGPWYRADLLSEKIQNAQDLVGILRHASLTQEHYQRIGEMIGRMHRAHVNHTDLNIHNILIDDQDDVWIIDFDKCGFASEHGEWKSANLERLKRSFVKEQPQFSTPWPQLCWSWLLDGYQAVSQ; the protein is encoded by the coding sequence GTGATAAAAGAACTTCAACAAGCCAATCAAACCATTTGGTATGATGACGACCGTCTGCACGATGATCCTTGGCGTTGCTTTGATCCCCGCTATTGGCAAGCGCAAAATAAGGTTACTGGTAGTGCTCAAGGGCGGGGCACGACGTGGTTTGTGCAGTTAGACACGATGGAAGCGGCGCTGCGCCATTATCGACGTGGTGGATTATTTGGTAAGTTAGTTAAAGATCAGTATTGGTTCACCGATTGGCAAAGTACCCGCAGCCATCAAGAATTTGTGTTACTAGACGCTTTGCAACAAGCGAATGTGAATGTGCCCAAACCCATTGCGGCTCGTGCGGTAAAGTGTGGACCTTGGTATCGTGCCGATCTCTTGAGTGAAAAAATTCAAAATGCACAGGATCTTGTTGGCATTCTGCGCCATGCTTCGTTAACTCAAGAACACTACCAACGCATTGGCGAAATGATTGGCCGCATGCATCGTGCTCATGTCAATCATACTGATTTGAATATTCATAACATTCTCATTGATGACCAAGACGATGTTTGGATCATCGATTTTGATAAATGTGGGTTTGCCTCTGAGCATGGCGAGTGGAAGAGTGCTAATTTAGAGCGTTTAAAACGTTCATTTGTTAAAGAGCAGCCACAGTTTAGTACTCCGTGGCCACAGCTATGCTGGTCATGGTTACTGGATGGCTATCAGGCCGTATCTCAATAG
- the coaD gene encoding pantetheine-phosphate adenylyltransferase has product MIKKVIYPGTFDPLTNGHLDIIQRAAALFDDVVVGVAASPSKNTMFTLDERVAMAQQAVNDLPNVSIKGFSGLLIDFVKDEQADILIRGLRTTIDFEYEFGLTNMYRRFQPKLESIFLTPTEEFMFLSSSIVREVAIHGGDIRDFVPKSVARAIQEKLQQA; this is encoded by the coding sequence ATGATTAAAAAAGTGATTTACCCAGGTACCTTTGATCCACTGACCAACGGTCATCTCGACATAATACAACGCGCTGCTGCGTTGTTTGATGATGTGGTTGTCGGTGTTGCCGCCAGCCCCTCAAAGAATACGATGTTCACATTGGATGAACGTGTGGCTATGGCTCAACAAGCGGTCAATGACCTACCCAATGTGTCGATTAAAGGCTTTTCTGGCTTATTAATTGACTTTGTTAAAGATGAGCAAGCGGATATTTTAATTCGTGGGCTGCGCACCACCATCGACTTTGAGTACGAATTTGGGTTAACCAATATGTATCGCCGTTTTCAGCCCAAGTTAGAAAGTATCTTTTTAACTCCGACTGAAGAATTTATGTTTCTCTCTTCGTCGATTGTGCGCGAAGTGGCAATACATGGCGGTGATATTCGCGATTTTGTACCAAAATCTGTTGCCCGTGCAATCCAAGAAAAGTTGCAGCAGGCGTAA
- a CDS encoding glycosyltransferase family 4 protein, whose protein sequence is MKICHVNLASGYHGGENQTLQLIKQQAALGYELTVVANPKSPFVAAVRALPCRVVLANHYFAAHAASVTADCDLVHVHEGRAIYWALIQKLRHGVPYIVTRRIDNPLKKKWLANIAYRKASAVVGLSRDIVAKIQHAYPQLSPYKIPSSPVTYPIDETEVNDIRSRFKHRFLVIHAANMLQHKGFDVTIAAAKALQEQNANVHFALLGDGKAREQLETLAAGLTNVTFCGKQSNMGSWFAAADLQVHPSYTEGLGSVILEGLNSGLPVIASRTGGIPDIIDDHVSGLLIEPGDSQGLATAIMTVQANPQLRETLCAGAQQKLTSFRIEHTAELYQKIYQEVKSSL, encoded by the coding sequence ATGAAAATTTGCCACGTGAACTTGGCCTCTGGCTACCACGGCGGAGAGAACCAAACTCTGCAGCTCATTAAACAGCAAGCCGCATTAGGTTATGAGCTGACGGTCGTGGCGAACCCCAAAAGTCCTTTCGTTGCAGCCGTACGTGCTTTGCCGTGTCGTGTGGTACTCGCCAACCACTACTTTGCGGCCCATGCCGCGTCCGTGACGGCCGACTGCGATCTCGTCCATGTTCATGAAGGCCGGGCGATTTATTGGGCGCTGATTCAGAAGCTACGCCATGGCGTTCCTTATATTGTGACCCGCCGAATCGACAACCCTCTCAAAAAGAAATGGCTCGCCAATATTGCGTACCGCAAAGCCAGTGCCGTTGTTGGGCTCAGTCGTGATATTGTCGCGAAAATTCAGCACGCCTACCCGCAGCTGTCACCGTATAAAATCCCGAGCTCGCCAGTGACGTATCCTATTGATGAGACGGAAGTGAACGATATTCGCAGCCGCTTTAAGCACCGTTTTCTCGTGATTCATGCCGCGAATATGCTGCAACATAAAGGGTTTGATGTCACTATTGCGGCCGCAAAAGCTCTGCAAGAGCAGAACGCCAACGTGCATTTTGCCTTGCTCGGTGACGGCAAAGCACGCGAGCAGTTAGAAACTCTGGCCGCTGGACTTACTAATGTGACGTTTTGCGGTAAGCAATCGAATATGGGCAGTTGGTTCGCCGCCGCCGATCTGCAAGTCCATCCCTCCTATACTGAGGGCTTGGGCTCCGTCATTTTAGAAGGGCTGAATAGCGGATTGCCTGTGATTGCAAGTCGCACGGGTGGCATTCCCGATATCATCGACGATCACGTCTCCGGGCTCCTTATTGAACCCGGCGATAGCCAAGGCCTCGCGACAGCCATCATGACTGTGCAAGCGAATCCTCAATTACGTGAGACTTTGTGTGCTGGGGCTCAGCAAAAACTCACCTCGTTTCGCATTGAACATACCGCGGAGCTTTATCAAAAAATTTACCAAGAGGTTAAGTCATCCTTATGA
- a CDS encoding glycosyltransferase family 9 protein encodes MTLFNSAPQSLCILRLSAIGDVCNTVAAVQAIQQYWPDTHITWITGTLEASLIDGLPGVEVIVFDKKQGWQGYRQLWKTLKGRQFDALLHMQYALRASIATLGINARYKLGFDAKRSQDFQTWFTNVKVPSPPAPHVLDGLMAFGHTLGIPSSEPTWSIPYDDADAQWARAQLDQQKYNLVLVPGASKSYKNWTAEGYARVIEYAKQQGWHVIIAGSPSPVETRLSASITEQLTTPVANVVGQSSIKQMLALLDYADMVIAPDTGPAHMANAVNTPVIGLYAHHNPQRTGPYQYRQYVVSAYEAAIAEEHQKPIAELDWRTRVKDETAMQRITVPAVIAMFDNVVADFNLL; translated from the coding sequence ATGACTCTATTTAATTCTGCCCCCCAATCACTGTGTATTTTACGACTCTCTGCGATTGGAGATGTATGTAATACCGTTGCAGCGGTTCAAGCAATCCAACAATATTGGCCTGACACCCATATCACTTGGATTACAGGGACGTTAGAAGCCAGTTTGATTGATGGTTTACCGGGTGTGGAAGTCATCGTCTTCGATAAAAAGCAAGGATGGCAGGGCTATCGTCAACTGTGGAAAACGCTCAAAGGCCGTCAATTTGATGCGCTTTTGCATATGCAATACGCATTACGAGCCAGTATTGCGACACTCGGAATTAACGCGCGTTATAAACTCGGCTTTGATGCCAAACGAAGCCAAGACTTCCAAACTTGGTTCACCAATGTCAAAGTGCCCTCGCCACCCGCACCGCATGTGCTTGATGGATTAATGGCATTCGGTCATACCCTTGGCATCCCTAGCAGTGAACCGACGTGGTCTATTCCTTATGACGATGCCGATGCACAATGGGCGCGAGCACAGCTCGATCAACAAAAGTACAATCTCGTGCTTGTACCTGGGGCCAGCAAGTCCTACAAAAATTGGACGGCAGAGGGCTATGCGCGTGTGATTGAATACGCGAAACAACAGGGCTGGCACGTGATTATTGCCGGCAGTCCCTCTCCCGTTGAAACTCGCCTAAGTGCGAGTATTACCGAGCAGTTGACGACGCCAGTGGCGAACGTGGTCGGCCAAAGTTCGATCAAACAAATGCTAGCATTACTGGATTACGCGGACATGGTGATTGCGCCAGATACTGGCCCTGCACATATGGCCAATGCCGTGAATACGCCCGTCATCGGCTTATATGCGCACCATAACCCGCAACGTACTGGTCCTTATCAATATCGACAATACGTGGTTTCTGCTTATGAAGCGGCGATTGCCGAAGAACACCAAAAACCGATCGCTGAGCTGGATTGGCGAACTCGGGTTAAAGATGAAACAGCCATGCAACGCATTACCGTTCCCGCGGTCATCGCCATGTTTGATAACGTCGTTGCAGACTTCAATTTATTATAA
- a CDS encoding glycosyltransferase family 2 protein, whose translation MITGIVITLNEANNIKECIESLQTVCSEIIIVDSQSTDDTQAIAQSMGAKVVEQAYLGDGFQKNVGLPHATNDWVLSIDADERLTPEAIATIQALDLDNTPHDGFAFRRRNHIGSRWVKQCGWYPDYCIRLYNRQKTQFSQVKQHASVQAKNPKELDCDLIHYSFENLGQLFAKPGRNFSSRAAKIMYQKGKRANAFSPFSHGLNAFFRKYIMQRGFLGGVDGMTVALSSAINSYLKYAKLLEYQRDPKVLEKEDFNKIW comes from the coding sequence ATGATTACAGGTATTGTCATTACCCTGAACGAAGCGAACAACATTAAAGAATGCATCGAGTCATTACAGACCGTCTGTTCTGAAATCATTATTGTCGATTCTCAGAGTACCGATGACACACAGGCGATCGCTCAATCCATGGGCGCTAAAGTGGTTGAACAAGCCTACCTAGGCGATGGATTTCAAAAGAATGTTGGCCTTCCTCATGCCACCAATGATTGGGTATTAAGTATTGATGCTGATGAGCGCCTGACACCAGAAGCCATTGCCACGATACAAGCGCTGGATCTGGATAATACTCCTCATGATGGTTTTGCTTTCCGTCGTCGTAATCATATTGGTAGCCGCTGGGTTAAACAGTGTGGCTGGTATCCCGATTACTGTATTCGCCTCTATAACCGCCAGAAAACTCAGTTTTCACAGGTCAAACAGCACGCCTCTGTGCAAGCGAAAAACCCTAAAGAGCTCGACTGCGATCTCATCCACTACTCGTTTGAGAATTTAGGTCAATTGTTTGCCAAGCCTGGCCGTAATTTCAGTAGCCGTGCCGCCAAAATCATGTACCAGAAAGGTAAGCGTGCGAATGCATTTTCCCCCTTTTCTCATGGCTTAAATGCCTTCTTTCGTAAATACATCATGCAACGCGGCTTTCTCGGTGGTGTTGATGGTATGACGGTGGCGCTGAGCTCTGCCATTAATAGCTATCTAAAATACGCCAAGTTGCTTGAGTATCAACGCGATCCTAAAGTGCTTGAAAAAGAAGACTTCAATAAGATCTGGTAA
- a CDS encoding capsular polysaccharide synthesis protein, with translation MMKFPKLMKSLDRKFGKLRKKSAFLNKCYNHLSDINVEHSFHSAKYKAEIKQAAAQAVQQLLAPTKQTSDSKQSNDSPVLPKIIWMYWHSGFDNAPEVTQLAVQSWQKMNPDYEVRLLNNVNIAEYVDADFDMAFRNTSVRCLLPIKADILRLYLLSRYGGVWVDATTFCMTPLNDWLPQALAPCGIFNFKQKNNPTRPIEVWFIAVPAGSPVINDILTQYLEYLNKPRELTLFISGKVPLLNKVLTEEEQHRPLGAEISERAEKFGFMPYFSMGYFSFEAIKRHLSESQVAMYLRQDEPNAMTNLYALTKDPFSEFENAYVSKQTYIESYLKSNLFQQRKAVLMKRMQQVESRS, from the coding sequence ATGATGAAATTTCCTAAGCTAATGAAATCCCTTGACCGTAAGTTCGGCAAGCTACGTAAAAAAAGCGCATTTTTAAATAAATGCTATAACCACTTGTCGGACATCAATGTGGAACATAGCTTTCATAGTGCGAAGTATAAGGCGGAAATTAAACAGGCTGCGGCACAGGCTGTACAACAGTTATTAGCCCCAACTAAACAGACCAGTGATTCCAAACAGAGCAATGATTCGCCAGTACTGCCTAAAATTATTTGGATGTATTGGCACTCCGGTTTTGATAACGCCCCTGAAGTGACACAATTAGCCGTGCAGTCTTGGCAAAAAATGAATCCAGATTACGAAGTTCGTTTACTGAATAACGTGAATATCGCTGAGTATGTGGATGCGGACTTTGATATGGCATTTCGTAACACTTCAGTACGTTGCTTATTACCCATTAAAGCCGATATTCTGCGCCTGTACTTATTGAGTCGTTATGGTGGCGTGTGGGTCGATGCCACAACCTTTTGTATGACGCCGCTTAATGATTGGTTACCACAAGCATTAGCGCCATGTGGCATATTTAACTTTAAACAAAAGAATAACCCGACTCGCCCTATTGAAGTGTGGTTTATTGCGGTGCCAGCCGGATCGCCTGTGATTAATGATATTCTTACTCAATATCTTGAGTATTTGAATAAACCGCGCGAACTGACGTTATTTATTTCCGGTAAGGTGCCACTATTAAATAAAGTACTTACTGAGGAAGAGCAGCATCGGCCACTCGGGGCAGAAATTTCTGAACGCGCCGAGAAGTTTGGTTTTATGCCTTATTTTTCCATGGGATATTTTTCTTTTGAAGCGATTAAACGTCACCTGTCTGAGTCGCAAGTCGCGATGTATCTACGCCAAGATGAACCCAATGCGATGACGAATCTCTATGCGTTGACGAAAGATCCGTTTAGCGAGTTTGAAAATGCGTATGTGTCGAAGCAAACGTATATTGAGTCGTATTTGAAAAGTAATTTGTTTCAGCAGCGTAAGGCTGTGCTTATGAAGCGCATGCAGCAAGTCGAAAGCCGCTCATAA
- the mutM gene encoding bifunctional DNA-formamidopyrimidine glycosylase/DNA-(apurinic or apyrimidinic site) lyase produces MPELPEVEVSRQGISPFLVGETVKAIEVRTPKLRWDIPYDLKKLEGQVIRDIKRRAKYLLLETDVGTALIHLGMSGSLRVLDAALPPAKHDHVDLFMMNGRVLRYNDPRRFGAWLWYEPGEAPAVLAHLGPEPLSDAFTAQTMFEKAKKRQVAVKTFIMDNKNVVGVGNIYASESLFAARILPIRPAHSLTLAEWQVLVEKIKAVLAHSIRQGGTTLKDFNQADGKPGYFAQELQVYGKQGEPCPECGAVILEQKIGQRNTFFCRLCQR; encoded by the coding sequence ATGCCTGAATTACCCGAGGTAGAGGTCAGCCGTCAGGGGATCTCGCCTTTTTTAGTCGGTGAAACCGTCAAAGCGATTGAAGTGCGCACGCCAAAACTTCGTTGGGACATTCCATACGATCTCAAAAAGCTGGAAGGCCAAGTTATCCGTGATATTAAACGGCGAGCGAAGTATTTATTATTAGAAACCGATGTGGGGACGGCGCTTATTCATCTTGGTATGTCAGGCTCATTGCGTGTATTGGATGCGGCGTTACCACCAGCCAAACATGATCATGTGGATCTTTTTATGATGAATGGACGCGTACTTCGTTATAACGATCCACGTCGTTTTGGTGCTTGGCTGTGGTATGAGCCGGGCGAGGCGCCTGCGGTACTGGCCCATCTAGGTCCTGAACCATTGAGTGATGCCTTCACCGCCCAAACCATGTTCGAGAAAGCCAAAAAACGGCAAGTCGCGGTGAAGACATTTATTATGGATAATAAGAATGTCGTCGGCGTTGGAAATATTTATGCCAGCGAGTCATTGTTCGCGGCGCGGATATTACCGATCAGGCCTGCTCACTCACTTACACTAGCAGAATGGCAAGTGTTGGTTGAAAAGATTAAAGCCGTATTAGCGCACTCGATTCGTCAAGGTGGCACCACACTGAAAGACTTTAACCAAGCCGATGGCAAGCCGGGCTACTTTGCGCAAGAGCTACAAGTGTATGGCAAACAAGGCGAACCGTGCCCAGAGTGCGGTGCTGTGATTCTCGAGCAAAAAATCGGGCAAAGAAATACGTTCTTCTGTCGCTTATGTCAGCGTTGA
- a CDS encoding glycosyltransferase family 8 protein gives MINIVLCSDENYAAYCAVVIVSALENTQTPEQFHFHLITPQFESQTKEKLETLVMSYGGQITIYEADTTFFSEINIDLGRFGIGALLRLFMDRYLPESCEKVIYLDCDLLILDDLTKLWRCDLKGNAVGAVSDLCSPTAFAKRESPYFNSGVLLIDILKWKSDDVSHRAVSFLRDASHDIKYLDQDALNHLYCHQWTELNLRWNVQPAIYSAHDKGFDYLDTHEVSTVIAKPAIIHFIGSVKPWHAQCTHPLQDIFLYFSTLTDWPMTPSQVREPLDWAGKFARLLKLPKIIRRRKLTQYFAKSPK, from the coding sequence ATGATTAATATCGTTTTATGCTCTGATGAAAATTATGCCGCTTATTGTGCGGTGGTTATCGTGTCGGCGTTAGAAAACACTCAAACACCAGAGCAATTTCATTTTCACCTTATTACTCCACAGTTTGAGTCTCAAACCAAAGAGAAATTAGAAACACTCGTGATGAGCTATGGCGGCCAAATCACAATATATGAGGCAGACACGACATTCTTTTCCGAGATCAATATTGATTTAGGTCGATTTGGTATCGGTGCTTTATTGCGTTTGTTTATGGATCGCTATCTGCCAGAGTCATGCGAAAAAGTCATTTATCTAGATTGTGATCTTCTGATTTTAGATGATTTAACGAAATTGTGGCGGTGTGACTTAAAAGGAAACGCAGTGGGCGCGGTGAGTGATTTATGCAGCCCCACCGCGTTTGCTAAACGTGAGTCACCTTATTTTAATTCAGGTGTATTACTAATTGATATTCTAAAATGGAAGTCTGATGATGTCTCACATCGGGCGGTGAGTTTTCTACGTGATGCGAGCCATGATATAAAGTATTTAGATCAAGATGCATTGAACCATTTATATTGTCATCAGTGGACAGAATTAAACTTACGTTGGAATGTGCAGCCTGCCATCTATAGTGCCCATGATAAGGGCTTTGATTATTTAGATACTCATGAGGTATCGACTGTGATTGCCAAGCCTGCAATTATACATTTTATTGGCTCAGTTAAGCCTTGGCATGCGCAATGTACTCATCCCTTACAAGATATTTTTCTTTATTTTTCAACGTTAACAGACTGGCCTATGACGCCATCACAAGTACGAGAGCCTCTTGATTGGGCGGGGAAATTTGCTCGGTTGTTAAAGCTGCCTAAGATTATACGCCGCCGTAAACTAACCCAGTATTTCGCGAAAAGCCCTAAATGA